A stretch of DNA from Vidua chalybeata isolate OUT-0048 chromosome 27, bVidCha1 merged haplotype, whole genome shotgun sequence:
ggcacagctcccgTGGCCCCAGGGCTTTGCCAGGTGCCACACTGCGGGGACAGGAGCACAGAGCCCCGTCAGGCACACAGgctctgtgctcagagcagcccttggagacagcagagctggacCCCTCTGGGAGATTCTCTAGTGGGGTTTCTGTCACTTTGCTGGCCGAGCACTGAGCACAGGACGGCACAGGCGTCCCCGCGGGGACCGGCATGCAGCACACGCGGTGGCAGCGGGGGACAAAGGAGAGAacagcagggatggatgcaaaaaaggaaaaaaaaaaaaaaaaaaggaaaaaaaaaaaaaggacatcgATAGCCTTGGGTTATTCCCCAAGGCTACAGGGGAGAGAGACAGTGCGAGGCACCACAGCACGTCACaggagacagacagacagacagccccGTGCCGATCAGGTACGTAAAATATCACCACTCCGGGACCCTCACTGACCTCTAACTTGTTGCTCCAGGTTCAGTATGACTGATACGGCCTGGTGTAGGATTAGCAGTTTGGTCTGCGGTTTTTCGCTGTTTAGGTGCAGTTGGCACATGCGTCCGAGCTCCTTAAAGGCCTCGTTGATGTCACGAACCCGCAGGCGCTCACGGGCATTATTGGCGAccctcctttctctctctctctcggcTTTTTGCTCTGGGGGAAGAAGATcgtcctcctcatcctcatcttGACTAATGGTTTAAAATAAGAACGAGACAGGGACATTCCTCGTGTGCACTCTCAGCACCGGTCAACTCACAGACAAGAAACACACGGTGACGCACCAAGATGCCGAGCCCCCCGtgtgccctgccaggacctgctgtGCCAGGTCCTGTGCCAGGTCCTGTGCCAGGACCACGTGCAGGGACACGCAGGGGCTTCAGAGAGAAGCAGTTAAGGCTCttcttttgcctcttttttgttttcttttgtttttaaacagcaaagaaagaaaccaCAATGTGATTAAGGCCTGAGCTTGTTGCCAGGAGAGTGCACGGCGGCCCAGACAAGGTGAAGGCCAACACTGGAACCCCcggctggaatttgggaaggtGCAGCCCTCTGCCTCCAGGGCAAGagtggggctggtgctgcctcTCTGGGCACCATCACCCTGCTGAGGTCTCCGAGCTGGTGgcaaggctgcagagcagccaacACACTGAAGGACTCCACCTGAGCCACTGCCACTCCTCTGGCTGGATGTGACAGAGGATACAGGAGCccaaagcagagagcagagacGCCCCAAGGCAGGGAAGGGCTCAAACTGTGTCTGTGGCTGAGCACTTGCTCCTTCCCTGCACGGCCCCAAGTGCCCACACAGGCAGGTGGGGGGATGAGGTGCATCCCTCTGCTTTAGGAGCATGAGGATGCCCTGAGGCCACAGGGACAGAAGCCAGCAGGAGGATGGCAGGGACCCTTCCCCCTGGGGCAGTAGCAGGAGCCCAGGCTGTGTGAGACCACACCAGGctccagggtgggcaggggtTGGGGGGTCTGTGCCACAGGATGACCCCAGGCCAAACCAGGCCAAGCCCAGTGCCTGGTGGgtcctggcagcaggacacCCCAGCCCAAACACCCCTGGCCTGGGAACAGAGAAAGTGAAGGGAGAGACCTGTTCAAAGAGCACCTTGTTCTGTTCCGGGAGGGTTTCagctccttcttctcctcttctgAGTTATCTGCCACCGATGTgttctcctcatcctccttctcttccctctttaTTTCGCTCGTTCCTGAGGAGACGCTGCTCCGGCCCAGCCCCCCGGACAAGcctgcagagagagcagagccaCATGCAGAGTCTGAGGGGCCTGACCCACAGAGGAGGCTGGGGggtccccaggctctgctcctgcagtggCATCCCAAACTCATCCTGCATTGCTGCGCCATACTTGGAAGATGTGAGggtgctgcctctgccctgctgaCACTCCCCATTCTCCCTCTTACTTCCCTTACTTCCAATTTGGGAACCAacctgcacagcagagcactgcaaacTGTGCACCCACACCTGGCAggggaaacaggaaaatacagtCAAACATGTAGGGTTAGATGGgacattgggaaggaattgttccctgggagggtgggcaggccctggcccagggtgtccagagcagctgtggctgcccctggatccctggaagtgttccaggctaggctggatgggcttggagcagcctgggatggtggaaggtgtccctgcccatgggaggggGTGGAAggggatgagctttaaggtccctttcaagCCAGACCATTCTGGGACTCTGTGAAACCTCTGGAAAAGGCCCCAAGTAGAAACTGCCCTGTGAATGCTGCAAGGAAGCACCAGCCTTGCAGAGACATCCACCTCCTCCCAGGCTGCACAGGCCTggaccccagccccacaggtgACTCCCCAGACCCTCAGCAGGTGACCCTTAGCACAGGTGAACCCTGTGAACAGGTGAGCcccatctgcagagctgccttaCCACTGTATgtgtcctgctgcctgctgaggTCCGGGAGCGAGCTGGGCTGTGAGGGAAGTGTGACATGGTTGTGGAGCAAGCTGGGGTTGTTGGACAACCCATCTTCGGGGTGGCCTCCTCCCACCTGCAGCACAAGGAGCAGAGCGAGCCTCAGGGAGGGATGTGTCATGGCCAGCAGGCAGTGGGGTCATTCACCTGAGCAGTCACCCAAGGACAGCCCCGGGCTCCAGGGACCAGGCTGAAGCACAGCTGTGTGCTCCCCtcaccctcccagccctgcagctccggaatgcaggagggaagagccagcctgctccagcaccagctctcTGGGACCGTGCTGggaccctgcagctccctgctctgagcaggagctgcacccAGCCCGGAGCTCCTGTCGCTGCTGTCCCCCGCCCCGAGGAAAAGCccctctgtgcctgctgcaaggccagcacagcagagaggacaCGTGTCCTGTGTCCATTGAGCACCACTGTGTCTGCCACCTCCCCAGCGCCACCGGAGGGACATCCCAGCAATGTGAACTTGGCTCCAAAGGGGCTGGAGGCAAAGGGTGAGGCGCCCTTCTGAGCCCAGGGCCCCGAGGCAGTGCCACACAGGCTGGGGACTgacaggcagagccagcccccagctggctccccagctggcagcagcctaCAGAGCACATGTCTCATTCCCTGCTCAGGAGCAGAACCCAGGGAGCCTGGTAAGGGATCACAACTGCTTCTCTGGAGACTGGAGATGTGTCACTGTTTGCTGCAGCAGGTAAGCAGCTCTGCCAAAAATGTGCTGTTGTGGTCACCAACCTCTAGAAGAGGGGGGACCCAGGTGACCCTGCATGGGACCCCAGCATCCATGTGCCCAGGGCACCCTGGATCCATCACATTCCCCGCAGCTGGAATGAGCCCTCACACACCAGCACTCCCCACGTGCACAGAGGGATGTGGTGCCtgcccaaaccattccaagtTTCTGGTGACACCTGGCACTCCTGTACCCACTGGATCCCTCTTCTCCTCCCTGCATATCCCAGGGATGCCTTGAAGTTGTTTTGAGGGATTTTCAATCAtgttgcagggaaagaagagcaGGTCTCTTACCATCTCTGTCTGCCCTGAGAAGGGGCACAAGGGAAGGGCACACAGAACTTGTGCCAAGGCTGGGCTCAAtgcccccagagcagctgtggctgcccctggatccctggcagtatccaaggccaggctggatggggcttggagcagcctgggacagtggaaggtgtccctgccatggcaggaggtggaacaagatgagctttgaggtccctccaacccaaaccactctgggattctacAACTCAGCTCTCCCTTGCAGGAACATGGGAAGTGACCTGTGTGCCTGTCACCCATCCAATGCTGCCAGCACCTGACCCAAGCTGGACCacactgagctgctcctgcaccaaAGGCAATGTCCCTCTGAATGCCACATCACACCACATGTGACACGTGTCCCCAGCgtgtccctgccagctgccaCACTGCTCCCACACTCACCAGACTCGGGTGTCTGTTCCCCAGGGCCATGACTGAGGCGGGGAAGGCCTGGCCCAGGCTGCCCACGGCAGCACTGTGTGCTggtgctgagcccagcagcCCGTGCATGTCCCCGTGGTTGCTGGGCATGGCAGAGGTCTGGCCCACGGCGTGGTTCCTCAGCACGTGGATGGCTTCATCCAACCTGTcttccattttgttttgctggaagGGCAGGACAGAGACAGGTCTGTGTTTAAGTGCCcgatccctggaggtgtccaaggttggatggggcttggagcaccctggtctaGCAGAAGGTTTCTCTGCCTATGGCTTTAtgatccctcccaacccaaacctttccatgatTCCAATCCAATTCCAGGACTGCAATCCAATAAAGCTAGCAGccccctgctgctctgcactaCAGAATGGCTGGTGGCAATCCTGGACTCAggtgccacagggcagggatggggagaaatAACCCCCCCAGCCAGTGCCATTCCCCAAAGGCACGACAGGTCACATGAgtggagctgctcagggaagggaagcagaaacCTGCCAGGAATCCCTTGGGCCAGGCCAGACCCCTGAGACaggcctgggctggggcagggggagggtgCCAGGGGACTCAGCTGCTGGGGGACTCCAGGTCAGGGATGCAGCACTcggctctgctcagctgctgctacCCAAATATCCATCCCTGGCCAACCAGCTGATTCTGATTCCAGGTGTTCAGGGGAGAGGGCACCACCCAAAAACCCTTCACCACCAGGCCCTGAGGgatgagagagaaaaggagaaccCCGAGTTTTTGGCGCCACTCACCAAAGTGTGGAGGCTCCCTTCGTAACTGGGAGATAAGGCAcccgctccgcccgcccgcGGCCACTGCGACGAGCCTGGGGACAAACGCAGAGTTGGGGACCGGCCATGGCCACGGCTGCCACTAGATGGGGCTGGAAGCTGGGCCACCGCGGCAGCACACCGGCCACCGTGCCACGCACAGCACTGCTCGGGCCACGCCAGCACCACCCGGCCCTGCACAGGCCACTGCGGCACTGCGTGGCACTGCATGGGCTACCACGGCACTGCACAGGCCACTGCGGCACTGTGTGGCACTAAATGGATCACCACGGCACCACATGGGCCACTGCAGCACCTCACGGGCCACCAGAGATGTGTGGCACTGCATGGACACTGTGGCACTGCGTGGCACTAcgagctctgctctggctcagCCCTTCACCTCGAGAGGCGTCCCAGTGTCCCCGGTCCCAGTGACTCGCTGTGACCTCGGGGCCAGGTTATGCTGCACCCCAGGCACAGGGAGCCTGggcaccagctctgctgggcacaACGGGACCTGTCCTGCCCGAGGGGACCAGGAATGGACTTTCAGCAGGTGCTGAACATGGGTTTTAACACTTGGCTGCTTCCCAGTTCCTACTGCACTTCTCCCACAGGAGGCAAatccagccacagcctctctgaggTGAGACACGCAGGGACAGGGtcaggaagggcaggagaaggTCCCGGGattgctgccagccctgggctgagggTTTGGGGCTGACCTGGGAAATTCACTGCCTGGGAGCTCCCCAAAGCAAACGCCACCCCCCTCACCCTTCACATTGTCACTCACCTGCGAGGCCCTGCGGGGACCCGACTGGGGTGGAGGGGTTGGAGGAGAAGTTATTGCTAGAGTGGTCGGGGGAGTAAATCTGCAGGAACAGAAGGGGGACGGTCAGCAGTGCCATCCTGAGCTAACTGTCCCCTCCCAGTGGCACCCACCACCTGCTGGGACCTCCCTTCCCAAACCCACAGCCAGCACAAAGACTGAGCCCAGTTCCCCCATTAACCCCGGggtctctctctgtctccacTGTCACCACCCCTGAGTGCAGTCTCTGCTCTTTGGGACCCCTCTCAGGAGGAAGCAGGAGCTCTCAGGAATTGTTGCAGGGTGCACTGTCAGCACCCCTCTGCCACTGTGCAAAGATCATTGAATGGGGCAGAGGCAACTCTCTGGTAACCCAGTGAGACCAGTGCTCTCCAGTTTGAACCAGCACACACAGGGCAAGGACTACTGGGACCTGCAAGTCCTGCCACAAGGTCTGTGCAGGGTGGTCttggcagagcagcaccaggctgggagggcacagagcaggaaatggggctgcagggccactATAACCTGCAGtacctcagtttccccatccaCCAAAAGGTGCCGGGACTGAGATGACAGCACATGGAGAGGAGAAAACCCTCcctcagaggctgctgtggatttggggtgcaTTTACCAAATGTGTCCACGTTCCCTGCTGGGTACAGGGTGCCTGCAGCAGTCAGGACTATCCCAAACCCTTACCGAGGCCAGAGCCTTCCCAAGCGCGTCTCCGGAGCTCCCGGCTGTGGTTCCTCTGTTACCTGCCAAGAGAGACACAGATGCCACTGCCAAGGCTCCAGACCCCAGCAGGACACAGTACCCTACAAGATCTTCTTTGGGGACACATGCTCTGGGGTggaaattttctgctttgattgctttgcttgaaaattaaatgtttgtcCAGCTCGGAGCAGCTCGGACATGGGGCACTTTCCCCTGGAAGCCAccaaggggctgcagggacatcTCTCCAAGCTCTGGGCTGGAGGTGAAGTGCCACCAACATCAATCAAacatctctgctgcagcacagccattGCCATGGGGCTTCTCAAACCCCAACAACCACCAATGCACTGGAAGATCccggaggtcttttccagccttaatgataCTTTCATTCTATGAATCCAAAACTTACTTCTCCATAGAAAAACAAGCTTTTTTTCTACAAATCTATGTTAGGATCCTCATTTCCTGGGGAGCACGAGCTCATTTCAGTAACAGGTTCAGCAGGGTCAGAGATTAAAGCACTCGGGGGTTAACGTGGTATCCAAACCCagcaaaaatattcccattCTGGATCTAGGGGAGCAGCTTCACACAGCTGTAAATCCATCCCAGAACTCATCTAAGCCATAGCACCTCCAGGAGATaaaaccagagctgctgggcttcTCCCAGACCCATCCCAAGAGCTGTAAAGCCCCAGACCAGCAcccaggtgctccagcagccagaACCTCCCTGTGCCttttccctgggcagggactCCAGGCCCAGGTGACACACGAGGGACCGAAGGTGTCTGGGTGTGTTGGATGCCTCAGGCACCAGGTCTGCACAAGCCTTGGTTCTCCAGGTGAGCCTGTGCCCGGCCGTGGAGCGAGGGGGTCACTCTGTGACTGGCCATACCCATGATGGTGTCCGTGCCGCTGATCGGGGGCGTGTGACTGGACACTCCGTACGCCGTGGAGGCCGAGGAGAAGCCGGACACGGAGGGGAGCCCGCCGTTCACCTCTCCTGAATGCAGCTGGTAGTTctggcagggagggggagcGGGGTGAGAGGGGCCCTGGAAAAGCTGTGGGGTTCAGCAGCCGAGGAAGGACCCAGGTGGCTCAGGCCCACAGCCAGGGGAGAAGGTgccagggaggtgacacagccaAGGGGACACTTTACCATGCGTTCGTGCTGGTGTAAACTGTTGAAGCCACTGGACTGCGGGAGCGGGGACGAGGAGCTGCCCAGCATGGCACCGTAACTCGACTGGCTCATGGCACCTGGGGAACTCCACAGGTCTGGTGAGTTATGGAGTCCATCTGCAAGGAACCCAGAGCTGagtggggcagggacagcagcaaaCAGCCCCCAGGGGGGAACAGGTCAGCCCtggctgaggggctggggctgtccccaccatgttctgcctgtgctgagcatCACCCACTGAGCAAATCAGGACAAACTCTCtgggccagggacaggaggccaggaagggctggagctgtgccagggcttggcatggagctcagggaaaggttcttccccccgaggctgctggcactgcccaggctccccagggaatggtcccggccccgaggctgccagagctccaggagcgtttggccagcgctctcagggatgctcagggtgggcttggtggggtggctgtgcagggatgggggctggactgatgatccctgtgggtcccttcccactcaggatatgGATGATTTTGGGGCTGCATTGTGTCTCATGCACTCCTGTCCTGAGCTCCCTCCAGATGTGCAATCCCTCCCATGGTCCATAACAGGCAAGGCTGCCCTGCTCTTCCTGGCTTGTGGATCACAGGGCTGGGAATAACTCACCTGTCATGTAAAAGGCTCCAGGATACACAGTGCTGGGAGGTTTCGAGGGAGTATATCCAGCTGGATCCCTGCTGTAGTCATCACCTGAGTTGGATGGATACACCTGTGGGGCAGGAAAGGGCTTGAAGAGAAGGGCTTGCTCAGTCCACAGCCCCACACCCTCACTgtggctgcccccagccctgcacagcttAAACTTCAAACCTCAACCTTCAGCAGTGTTTGACCACCTCTCCCATGGCAACAGAGCAGCAAGTGCTTCACTCAACTGACCTTtcaagggatggagggacagctgtggctggccctggatccctggaagtattccaggccaggttggatggggtttggagcacctgggacagtggaaggtgtccctgccatggcaggggtgacactggatgggctttaaggtcccttccaacccaaaccatctgATGAGTCCAGGAGCTTTGCTTTGATTCATCCCACAGCAGATTGGCGGGGGGGGGaactggagcagctcagccaaAGTCCTCAAAGGACACAGCCCTacatggagcagagcaggggacagggcacagagGACAGGGCAGAGGGCACAGATGACAGTGCAGAGCACAAAGGGCACAGAGGACAGGGTTCCTTTCTGTTTGTTCCTGTTGCCCTCCTTGGTCCCCAGAACCTGCCCAGTTCCAGCAGAAGTTTTGACTCTGCTCCAGTTCCGTTTTCCATGGTTATAACTTTTTCTGGGTAACCACAAAAGCCACCACTGCTGCAGTGACCCCACACTGGGGGGACAGGCTGGGTGTTGGCAGCAGGCACCCGTGTGGCCTTGGGACCCCCCTGTGCCAACCCTGTGCCAGTCTCCTGAGCACAACCCCTGCTCAAAGCCCTCAGGAAAATCAGGctgaggggaaactgaggcacgtggggctgagcagcccctcATAGCCATTGTCACAGGGGAGGGACAACTCTCAGACAGCCCTCACACAGCTCTTGGGTCAGATTTCTGCAGCACTTTTCAGCCCTGTGATTTAACAGCACattaagcagaagaaaaagcttttccttcccttctaaATTAACCAAACCCATCCTAGAAAGCCCTGACTGAAAatcagctcctgccaggacaaaaacagacttttctttttttgaagcaGAAATTCGACATGCAAAGAAACCGAAATGGCAttcaaagaaactgaaatagCACTCAGATGATGTGAGAACTTTTGTCACAGGTTATTTTCATCTCATTTGATTCATTCTGAAACcgataatctttttttttaatccagccGAAAGCAGAGGTGGGGCAggggccaggctctgcctggcacaCACAGTTCTCTTTGGGAAGGAAACTTGCCTGAGtttctttttccccacagccagctgctcccttccagcccttgTCCTCACCAGCAAAAAGGGACAAAATTGATGGTGGGGAATAAAAGACACAATCAGAGAATCCTTAAGGTTGGAAGACACctttaagatcaagtccaactataaaagcagcagcaccaccatgttcaccagCAACAcacatccccaagtgccacatccacatgtttttTTGAATGATTCCAAGATGGTGGCTCCACCAGGCCCTGGACAGCCTGCGCCAGGCttccttttgtttaaaaaaacaaccccaaagccccccagaAATCCAACAAGGGTcagtggagctgggaagggtctggagccccaggagaggctgggggagccaggaaaggggctcagcctggagaaaaggaggctcaggggggaccttgtggctctgcacaactcctgacaggaggggacagccaggggggtcgggctctgctccagggaacagggacaggaggagagggaacagcctcagactgggccaggggaggtttagattggatattgggaaaatttcttcactgaaagtgtTGGgaagcattggaacagactgcccagggcaggagggagtcACCATCCCCGGAAGTGTCCAATCAACGTGtgaatgtggcacttggggatatgGGTCAGCAGTGGCCTTGGCAGTGTTGGGGAACATTTGGACCCCGTGAcccttggagggcttttccatcCTTAATGACTCTGTGACTCTACAGAGAACTCgtaaaatgaagacaaaaaaaaaaaaaaaaagagatggggGGAAGGGCAAATCCTGACAGACACTGGCAGCTGCCCTTTGTCCCTTGCTCAAAAAAGAGAATTCCAGGCCCTGGTCCCCAGGATGCTGCCgggtgctgtgggcagagggagCCACGCGTGGGCTGGGGGGGATGGGGGAGGCACTGGAGAACGGGAATGCAGCAAATTGACTTTTCCTATAATTTGATTAAATAGCGGGAGCCGGGACAGGGAATGGAGCGCAGCACGTCTGAGAGCCCTGCGCCAtctggcaggggctggctcGGGGCCAGGCGCCCGGCAGCTGCACCAACAGCCAAGCCAGGAACCCACGGAGAAAACAACGGCGATAAAATGGCAGGGATGAAGGGACCAGGGCTGCAAAGCAGGGGGAGGTTCACCTTGCTGTGCGCCCACCCTGCTCCACCACCCCTGGAACATCTCCTGCAGGACCCTGGGGGACCAAGTTTCAGCACACTCCTGGCCCTAACCCCTGCTAATTGTTCCTTTTGCTGTCCAGCACAGGGGAGGCTGTGAAAAGCCAATTCCATTCTGTGCACGGAGCCGGGAGCCGTGTGCGGGCACggtgccggggccgggccgggcagggcgctgcaggcagctggaaagcagGGCCAGGCCCcgctccccagcccctggccccaGCCCTCAGGCCGGCGGCCCCGGGGACCTCCAGGTGAGGTCATTTCCTCCGGTTAAAATTTGCCAGCACGGCCAGAGCCGCTCGAaaagccccagagctgggattcGCAGCGCTTTGTGGTCTAGGGttgtttttccctccctgtttttcttgcttaaatgcaggagctggggtgggaCTCTGGGCAGACTGAGGCTAAACAGAGCAGTGACCAGACTGGGAATGCACAGCCTGAAACAGCTCCCAGGCACTGAACTCACTGTGGCAATAAAATCCTGCAGGAACCAACTTGCACAAAATCCCTGCCCAGGTTCCTCTGGCACCGCAGCCGATGTGGGGCCACATCCAGCCCTGGATTCTGTGCCCAGACACAGCAGCCCgtggccaggagctgcagggagactCCAAGGGGCTCCATGCCCTGAGGGCAGCCCCAGTCCAGCACCTGCTGcgtagaatcatggaatggtttgggttcagagggaccccaaagcccatctcattccacccttgccatggcagggataccttccactaccccaggctgctccaagccctttccagcctggtcttggacacttccagggatggggcagccacagctgctctgggcaccctgtgccagggcctgcccaccctcacagagaacaattccttcccagtatcccatctagCCCTGCCCTTTagctcctggagccccttcaggccctgcaaggggctctgagctctccctggagccttctcctccccaggtgagcacccccagctctcccagcctggctccagagcagaggggctccagccctcagagcagctctgaggccTCCTCGGGACAGAAGCACTGAGCCCAAAGGCCCCGGGTTCCCAGCACGGGTTCCTCTGTG
This window harbors:
- the TCF3 gene encoding transcription factor E2-alpha isoform X9; this encodes MNQQQQRMAAVGTDKELSDLLDFSMMFPLPVANGKNRPTTLASTQFGGSGLDERPGSGSWGTADQNSSTFDQGRQSYGEGPHYGEHRDLPSHNSISSSPFLAAGLVGKSSERASYSTFGRDTGMPGLNQPGFLPSEMGIASPSTLSPTGGKGGSQYFSYPNNPRRRGAESSIDGQPKKVRKVPPGLPSSVYPSNSGDDYSRDPAGYTPSKPPSTVYPGAFYMTDGLHNSPDLWSSPGAMSQSSYGAMLGSSSSPLPQSSGFNSLHQHERMNYQLHSGEVNGGLPSVSGFSSASTAYGVSSHTPPISGTDTIMGNRGTTAGSSGDALGKALASIYSPDHSSNNFSSNPSTPVGSPQGLAGSSQWPRAGGAGALSPSYEGSLHTLQNKMEDRLDEAIHVLRNHAVGQTSAMPSNHGDMHGLLGSAPAHSAAVGSLGQAFPASVMALGNRHPSLVGGGHPEDGLSNNPSLLHNHVTLPSQPSSLPDLSRQQDTYSGLSGGLGRSSVSSGTSEIKREEKEDEENTSVADNSEEEKKELKPSRNRTRCSLNRAKSRERERKEGRQ
- the TCF3 gene encoding transcription factor E2-alpha isoform X5; translated protein: MNQQQQRMAAVGTDKELSDLLDFSMMFPLPVANGKNRPTTLASTQFGGSGLDERPGSGSWGTADQNSSTFDQGRQSYGEGPHYGEHRDLPSHNSISSSPFLAAGLVGKSSERASYSTFGRDTGMPGLNQPGFLPSEMGIASPSTLSPTGGKGGSQYFSYPNNPRRRGAESSIDGQPKKVRKVPPGLPSSVYPSNSGDDYSRDPAGYTPSKPPSTVYPGAFYMTDGLHNSPDLWSSPGAMSQSSYGAMLGSSSSPLPQSSGFNSLHQHERMNYQLHSGEVNGGLPSVSGFSSASTAYGVSSHTPPISGTDTIMGNRGTTAGSSGDALGKALASIYSPDHSSNNFSSNPSTPVGSPQGLAGSSQWPRAGGAGALSPSYEGSLHTLQNKMEDRLDEAIHVLRNHAVGQTSAMPSNHGDMHGLLGSAPAHSAAVGSLGQAFPASVMALGNRHPSLVGGGHPEDGLSNNPSLLHNHVTLPSQPSSLPDLSRQQDTYSGLSGGLGRSSVSSGTSEIKREEKEDEENTSVADNSEEEKKELKPSRNRTRCSLNSTDEALSLEDKDLRDRERRMANNARERVRVRDINEAFKELGRMCQMHLKTDKAQTKLIILQQAVQVILGLEQQVRERNLNPKAACLKRREEEKVSGVVGDPQMTLSASHPGLGDGHNPVGHM
- the TCF3 gene encoding transcription factor E2-alpha isoform X3, which codes for MNQQQQRMAAVGTDKELSDLLDFSMMFPLPVANGKNRPTTLASTQFGGSGLDERPGSGSWGTADQNSSTFDQGRQSYGEGPHYGEHRDLPSHNSISSSPFLAAGLVGKSSERASYSTFGRDTGMPGLNQPGFLPSEMGIASPSTLSPTGGKGGSQYFSYPNNPRRRGAESSIDGQPKKVRKVPPGLPSSVYPSNSGDDYSRDPAGYTPSKPPSTVYPGAFYMTDGLHNSPDLWSSPGAMSQSSYGAMLGSSSSPLPQSSGFNSLHQHERMNYQLHSGEVNGGLPSVSGFSSASTAYGVSSHTPPISGTDTIMGNRGTTAGSSGDALGKALASIYSPDHSSNNFSSNPSTPVGSPQGLAGSSQWPRAGGAGALSPSYEGSLHTLQNKMEDRLDEAIHVLRNHAVGQTSAMPSNHGDMHGLLGSAPAHSAAVGSLGQAFPASVMALGNRHPSLVGGGHPEDGLSNNPSLLHNHVTLPSQPSSLPDLSRQQDTYSGLSGGLGRSSVSSGTSEIKREEKEDEENTSVADNSEEEKKELKPSRNRTRCSLNSSTDEALSLEDKDLRDRERRMANNARERVRVRDINEAFKELGRMCQMHLKTDKAQTKLIILQQAVQVILGLEQQVRERNLNPKAACLKRREEEKVSGVVGDPQMTLSASHPGLGDGHNPVGHM
- the TCF3 gene encoding transcription factor E2-alpha isoform X7; its protein translation is MNQQQQRMAAVGTDKELSDLLDFSMMFPLPVANGKNRPTTLASTQFGGSGLDERPGSGSWGTADQNSSTFDQGRQSYGEGPHYGEHRDLPSHNSISSSPFLAAGLVGKSSERASYSTFGRDTGMPGLNQPGFLPSEMGIASPSTLSPTGGKGGSQYFSYPNNPRRRGAESSIDGQPKKVRKVPPGLPSSVYPSNSGDDYSRDPAGYTPSKPPSTVYPGAFYMTDGLHNSPDLWSSPGAMSQSSYGAMLGSSSSPLPQSSGFNSLHQHERMNYQLHSGEVNGGLPSVSGFSSASTAYGVSSHTPPISGTDTIMGNRGTTAGSSGDALGKALASIYSPDHSSNNFSSNPSTPVGSPQGLAGSSQWPRAGGAGALSPSYEGSLHTLQNKMEDRLDEAIHVLRNHAVGQTSAMPSNHGDMHGLLGSAPAHSAAVGSLGQAFPASVMALGNRHPSLVGGGHPEDGLSNNPSLLHNHVTLPSQPSSLPDLSRQQDTYSGLSGGLGRSSVSSGTSEIKREEKEDEENTSVADNSEEEKKELKPSRNRTSTDEALSLEDKDLRDRERRMANNARERVRVRDINEAFKELGRMCQMHLKTDKAQTKLIILQQAVQVILGLEQQVRERNLNPKAACLKRREEEKVSGVVGDPQMTLSASHPGLGDGHNPVGHM
- the TCF3 gene encoding transcription factor E2-alpha isoform X6, with protein sequence MNQQQQRMAAVGTDKELSDLLDFSMMFPLPVANGKNRPTTLASTQFGGSGLDERPGSGSWGTADQNSSTFDQGRQSYGEGPHYGEHRDLPSHNSISSSPFLAAGLVGKSSERASYSTFGRDTGMPGLNQPGFLPSEMGIASPSTLSPTGGKGGSQYFSYPNNPRRRGAESSIDGQPKKVRKVPPGLPSSVYPSNSGDDYSRDPAGYTPSKPPSTVYPGAFYMTDGLHNSPDLWSSPGAMSQSSYGAMLGSSSSPLPQSSGFNSLHQHERMNYQLHSGEVNGGLPSVSGFSSASTAYGVSSHTPPISGTDTIMGNRGTTAGSSGDALGKALASIYSPDHSSNNFSSNPSTPVGSPQGLAGSSQWPRAGGAGALSPSYEGSLHTLQNKMEDRLDEAIHVLRNHAVGQTSAMPSNHGDMHGLLGSAPAHSAAVGSLGQAFPASVMALGNRHPSLVGGGHPEDGLSNNPSLLHNHVTLPSQPSSLPDLSRQQDTYSGLSGGLGRSSVSSGTSEIKREEKEDEENTSVADNSEEEKKELKPSRNRTSSTDEALSLEDKDLRDRERRMANNARERVRVRDINEAFKELGRMCQMHLKTDKAQTKLIILQQAVQVILGLEQQVRERNLNPKAACLKRREEEKVSGVVGDPQMTLSASHPGLGDGHNPVGHM